In a genomic window of Magnolia sinica isolate HGM2019 chromosome 16, MsV1, whole genome shotgun sequence:
- the LOC131228758 gene encoding ninja-family protein AFP3-like, which produces MAKATEGGTGEIEQLSPQINGYPRDLLRRFVAEYRCDDESLAVVDSSEIELNLGLSLGGCFGVDPREKRLVRSSSIAGLEMRDLNAIPLTAVGTGLIRTCSLPAETEEERRKRKEMQSLRRMEAKRKRSEKQRNSRAGKDRASLERNCEEDKRAEDEGSFALSLKGKVLGSGGGCPGYSGSALANGLSSSTAATQPFGLPAWAATPARGIDTTDGKSSVFASGVALRGLPPSSQGSLGSQGSSSSGLSDFGNRSVQGSSSCLESRSPTSVQSLPEQVEHKVIVTPTLMPAAEKSIKLAPAEEVDNPSKRADVGDDGGVREMGRNMIEEMPCVSTRGDGPNGKKIEGFLYKYRKGEEVRIVCVCHGSFLSPAEFVKHAGGGDVAHPLRHIVVNPSSSSFS; this is translated from the exons ATGGCGAAGGCGACGGAAGGTGGGACCGGTGAGATCGAGCAGCTCTCGCCGCAGATCAATGGATACCCGAGAGATCTGCTGCGGAGATTTGTGGCGGAATATAGATGTGATGATGAATCCCTGGCTGTTGTCGATTCGAGCGAGATTGAGCTGAACCTCGGGCTCTCGTTGGGTGGCTGCTTTGGGGTGGACCCGAGAGAGAAGCGGTTGGTGCGATCGTCGTCGATCGCCGGGCTTGAGATGAGGGACCTCAATGCAATCCCGTTGACGGCGGTGGGTACTGGGCTGATTAGGACGTGCTCGCTGCCAGCAGAGACGGAGGAGGAGCGGCGGAAGCGGAAGGAGATGCAGTCGCTGCGGCGAATGGAGGCGAAACGGAAGAGATCTGAGAAGCAGAGGAATTCACGTGCGGGGAAAGATCGAGCATCTCTGGAGAGGAATTGTGAGGAAGACAAGCGTGCAGAAGATGAAGGCTCGTTTGCTTTGTCATTGAAAGGGAAGGTTTTGGGCAGCGGCGGAGGTTGCCCGGGGTATTCGGGCAGCGCATTGGCAAACGGGCTTTCTTCATCCACAGCAGCAACACAGCCTTTCGGGCTGCCAGCATGGGCTGCTACCCCGGCACGTGGGATTGATACGACAGATGGGAAGAGTAGTGTTTTTGCTTCTGGGGTTGCTTTGCGGGGACTTCCGCCATCGTCACAAGGGTCTCTTGGCTCACAAGGGAGTAGCTCGTCTGGACTGTCCGACTTCGGTAACCGATCCGTTCAAG GATCGAGCAGTTGCTTGGAGTCGAGGAGCCCCACAAGCGTCCAATCATTGCCAGAGCAGGTCGAGCACAAGGTGATTGTGACCCCCACGCTGATGCCAGCAGCCGAGAAATCCATCAAGCTGGCTCCCGCGGAGGAGGTGGACAACCCATCTAAGAGGGCAGATGTGGGGGACGATGGTGGGGTGCGGGAGATGGGGAGGAATATGATAGAAGAGATGCCGTGTGTCTCCACAAGGGGAGATGGGCCCAATGGGAAGAAGATTGAAGGGTTCCTATACAAGTATAGGAAGGGAGAGGAGGTGAGGATAGTTTGTGTGTGCCATGGCAGTTTCCTCTCTCCAGCTGAGTTTGTGAAGCATGCTGGGGGTGGTGATGTTGCTCACCCTCTAAGGCACATAGTCGTCAAcccatcttcctcttccttttcgTGA